Below is a genomic region from Spartinivicinus marinus.
GAACAAGAAGCAATAGCAGTAGCCAATGACAGTGCTTATGGGCTAGGAGCCAGTGTTTGGAGTCAGGATAATGAGCGAGCAGAACAGCTAGCTTTATCGCTAGAAGTAGGTAACGCCTTTATTAATGGCTTGGTAAAAAGTGATGTGCGTTTACCCTTTGGCGGTATAAAACGCTCTGGTTATGGACGAGAGCTTGCAGCAGAAGGTATTAAAGAGTTTACGAACACTAAATCAATCTGGATTAAGTAACTCTTCGCGAATGATTTTTATACCCCTTCGCTGTGAGTATATACTGCTGCCCACACCATAATTAATGTATGGTAGCTATATACCCTTCATATTAGGGTACTAGATGGTTGTCAGATAAGTTGAGTTTTTCTGACAGTCATCTTACCCCTTCTAACATTTATTCAAGTGCTAAGCTTAAAAGAAAGCAATGAAGAATAAGAGGAAGGGGCAAGTCTAATGTTTCGTAATGCTATTATTGATCTTTTTGCACGTTCCCCCTTCCATCCTATCCAACAACATATGGTTAAAGTGCTTAGCTGTGTGGAGTTGCTCCCTACATTTATGCAGTCAGCTGTAAGTGATGATTGGGATGAAGCGGCTGTGATAGAACGACATATTTATGAGCTAGAGCATGAAGCCGACGAGTTGAAAAAAGAAATTCTCCACCGTTTACCTGCTGGTATATTAACGCCGGTGCCTAGAGAATTATTATTTAAGCTGGTTTATGATCAAGATGAGGTTGCTAATATTGCTGATAATATTACGACCAGAATTATCTCCCGCCAATTAGTTATACCTGAAGGCATGACAGAGCAGTTAAGCCAGTTTGTTCAGGTGACAGTAAACACGACTATATTAGCACACCGGTGTGTTGGCGAATTAGATTATTTATTAGAAACCGGCTTCAAAGGTAAAGAGGCAGAAATTATAGCTGAAATGACCCAAGAAATAGAAGATTTAGAAGATGCCGCTAGAACTCAGCTAAGAGAAAATCGAAAAGCTATCTACAGCCTCGAAAATCAGCTTAATCCACTGGATGCCGTTTGTTTATATCGAGTTGCTGACGATTTAGCTGCTTTAGCATCAGCGGCTAGAAGTATCGCTAAGCAATTGGAGTTGATGGTGGTTAAGACCAGTTAATCTTATTTTTATTAAACAGGCTATACCTGCTGCTGATTTTGCTTGTATTAATATTCTATTCTGTAGGAGTATATTCATAGTTAAAAGTGACTGCTTATTAGAGTCATATTGTGTGAATAATACGAAACCTGTAGGGTGGATTGAATGGAAATAATAAAAGTAACTATCGAAGAACTTAATCAAGTATCAAATTTATTCGATAAATACCGCCAATTTTACAAGCAGGACGCTGATTTACCAGCAGCAACAACTTTTATCAAAGAGCGATTGGTAAATGAAGACTCGGTCATCTACTTAGCGCTAGTTAACAACCAGTCAGTGGGGTTCACTCAGCTTTATCCTGCGTTTTCATCAGTAGCCATGAAGCGAATGTGGTATCTCAATGACTTATATGTGCATCCTGATTACCGTAAGCAAGGTATTGCCGAGGCTTTGTTAGAGCAAGCCCAGCAATTAGCTATAGAAACAAATGCATTAACGGTGAAATTGGCAACAGCAGTGGATAACAATGCAGCAAAAGCTTTATATGAAAAGGTTGGCTATCAAAAGATCACTGCTTTTGAGCATTATTCGAGGAAGGTCTGGTAGTTGCTAAATGGAGCAATATCTAGGTAGATATTCATGATGATATTTGGTTAAATTTGGTTATATAATGTTATCAGCTATGTTCTATTTGTCGCATTTATTTTACAGTTCTGATTCTGTGAATATTTAGATTTTAAAAAGAGAAATATGAGTAATAGTGACATAGCAGCAGTAGCTAGCATAAGTGATAGTATAGAAACTAGTAATTTCCAGTCAGATTCTCAAATAACTAGTTTGGGTGCAGTTATCTATCATCAATCTAATAATAAAGACTTAATATCTGATGACAGTGATAGCCAAAGCTTATTTGGTAATATTGAATATGGATTAACCATAACAGCTAAGAGTGATGGCGATACTGCAAGAATTGATGAGTTTTTTCAATCTACACCTACAGTTGATTTGAGTACAAAGAATGACGATTTCGACTACCTGACTGAAAATGAATACAACAATCTTTCAGGTGCAGGTGGTTCAGACTACCTTTTAGGTGGTGCTGGTAATGACACCCTTCTTGGTAATGGCTCATATGGTCAGAAAGATAGCAGTTTGATAGGCCCACCTTTAAGTAAAAGAGAGTTTACTGCTGACCAAATAGATGATTTAGTGCAGGCATTGGCTGGCTTTGAACAAGAAGAGTTTGTAGAGAGTGGCTTAACTGATTATTGTGGCGCTACTAGTGAATCATTTGCTACAGTCTGTTTGCCTCAGTAATAACTATACATCGACTGTAGGCTAATGATGTTGATAAAGAGGCTGGTTGAACCAGCCTCTTTATTTCCCTAACCCCAAATTATCCACAATAGCCAAACTGGGTTCAGCTTGATTTAGAGTATAAAAGTGTATGCCTGGTACACCTTGGCTGATTAGTTTTTCGCACAATTGGGTGATTACATGTTCGCCAAACTGTTTGATGCTGGTGGCATCATCCCCGTATGCTTCTAGTTGTTTGCGAATCCAGCGGGGGATTTCTGCGCCGCAGGCGTCGCTAAAACGAGCCAGTTTAGTGTAGTTAGTGATTGGCATTATCCCTGGGATGATCGGTATTTCTATATTTAATTTTTGACAACGCTCGATAAAATAAAAATAGCTGTCAGCATTGAAAAAATATTGGGTGATAGCAGAGTTGGCACCTGCATCAACCTTGCGTTTAAAGTTTTCTAAATCTTTTTCTGCATTGGGTGCTTGTGGATGAATTTCTGGGTAGGCAGCAACCTCTAAGTAAAATTGATCGCCACTTTGTTCGCGAATAAACTCAACCAATTCATTAGCGTATCTAAGTTCACCTGATGCTAGTCCCATTCCGGATGGTAAATCCCCTCTTAAAGTAACAATGCGCTTAATATCGTGCTTTTGGTAAAGCGCTAATAATTCAGCTATTTCACTTTTATTTGCACCGATGCAGGATAAATGAGGTGCTGTGGATATATTGGTTAAGCTTTTAATGTCAAATACTGTGCCTGCAGTACGATCACGAGTTGAACCTGCTGCGCCATAAGTAACGGAAAAAAATTCCGGATTTGAGGCTGCTAGTTTTTTAGCTGTGTTTAATAATTTTTCTGCACCAGCTTCAGTTTTTGCTGGGAAAAACTCAAAACTGATTGGAAGCGATGATTGTGTATTCATAATGTTTTTAGAAGCAATATTATTGCTTTCCCGAAGCTGATTTTATTTCACACTGTTGCAAAAGGACTCAGTCCCTAGTTTCTTCTCCCCCTTCGGGGAGAAGGTGAGGATGAGGGAGGGGAGTATATTAGTATTTATAATTATCCGGTTTAAATGGCCCCTCAACAGGGGTATTCACATATTTAGCTTGAGCTTCGGTCATTTGGGTAATAACCCCACCAAAGCCTTCTACCATGTAACGGGCAACTTCTTCGTCCAGTTTTTTTGGTAGAATTTTTACATATAGGTTCTGTGGTTTTTCGTCAGCAGCTAACTCACCAAATTTACCTTTGTATAAATGAATTTGCGCTAATACTTGGTTGGCAAATGAGCCGTCCATAATTCGGGATGGGTGGCCTGTTGCATTCCCCAAGTTAACTAGACGACCTTCTGATAATAGTAAAATATGATCTTCAGTTGCTGGTTTACGATGGATTTTATGTACCTGGGGTTTGATTTCTTCCCATTCCCAGTTTTTGCGCATAAAGGCTGTATCAATTTCGGTATCAAAATGACCAATGTTACAAACAACTGCACCGCATTTCAGTGCTTGCAACATATTGCTATCACATACATGTACGTTGCCGGTTGTAGTAACTAGTAAATCAGTTGTGCCTAACAATTCGCGATTAATACATTCTGCGGTACCAGTATTAACGCCATTGATATAAGGCGAAACTATTTCAAAACCGTCCATACAGGCTTGCATGGCACAGATAGGGTCTATTTCTGTTACCTTAACAATCATCCCTTCCTGGCGTAATGATGCAGCAGAGCCTTTACCGACATCACCGTAACCAATAACAAGCGCTTTTTTACCTGATAATAAATGGTCTGTTGCCCGTTTGATGGCATCATTTAAACTATGACGGCAGCCGTATTTGTTGTCATTTTTAGACTTGGTAACCGCGTCATTCACGTTAATAGCTGGGACTTTTAAAGTACCTTTCTCCAGCATTTCTAACAGGCGATGTACGCCAGTGGTGGTTTCTTCTGAAATACCATGGATACGATCTAACATTTCAGGGTATTTATTATGCAGGATTTCAGTTAAGTCGCCGCCATCATCCAGCACCATATTGGCATCCCAAGGTTTACCATCTTTAAGAATAGTTTGCTCAATACACCAAACGTATTCTTCTTCTGTTTCACCTTTCCAGGCAAAAACAGGTGTGCCACTGGCAGCAATAGCTGCAGCTGCGTGATCTTGAGTTGAGAAAATATTACAAGATGACCAGCGTACTTCTGCCCCCAGCTCAACTAGAGTTTCAATTAATACTGCAGTTTGGATGGTCATATGAATGCAGCCAAGAATCTTGGCACCAGCCAGTGGCCTGCTGTCGCTGTATTTGCAACGAATAGCCATGAGTGCTGGCATTTCAGATTCAGCAATTTTAATTTCTTTGCGGCCCCAGTCGGCGAGGGAAATATCTGCAACTTTATAGTCGTTAGCCATGAGCTTATACCTGTAACGAATTATTTAATATTTAGTTAGATTTTAGCTGCTTGCTTCAAAAGATCGGCTTTATCAGTTTTTTCCCAAGTAAACTTGGCTTCTTCACGACCGAAGTGACCGTAAGCTGCTGTTGATCTATAAATGGGGCGCTTTAAGTCAAGCATGTCAATTAAGCCTCTTGGTCGTAAGTCAAAGTGCTCTCGGATTAGCTCTATGATTTGGTCATCACTGATTCTGCCGGTGCCAAATGTATTGACGCTAATAGAAGTAGGCTCGGCTACACCAATGGCATAAGACACTTGAATTTCACAGCGTTCAGCAAGCTCGGCTGCAACAATATTTTTTGCCACATAACGGCCAGCATAGGCTGCGCTACGGTCGACTTTTGAAGGATCTTTACCAGAAAATGCTCCGCCGCCATGGCGAGCCATTCCACCATAGGTGTCTACAATAATTTTCCGGCCAGTTAAGCCGCAGTCTCCGACTGGGCCACCAATAACAAATTTGCCAGTAGGATTAATAAAATATTTGGTTTGTGGGGTTAACCATTCTTCAGGTAAAACTGGCTGAATAATAGTTTCTAACACAGCTTCGCGTATTTCTGACTGTTTAATACCATCTTCGTGTTGAGTGGATAGCACAACAGCATCAATACCGCAGGGTTTGCCTTGTTGGTCATATAAAAAAGTTACCTGACTTTTAGCGTCAGGTCTTAGCCAAGGAAGAATGCCATTTTTTCGTACTTCAGCCTGACGTTTAACCAACCGATGGGCGTAGGTAATAGGGGCTGGCATTAATACGTCAGTTTCATTGGTAGCATAACCAAACATTAAGCCTTGGTCACCGGCACCCATCTCTTTATGTTCTGCTTCATCTACACCAATAGCAATATCAGCTGATTGTTTGCCGATAGCATTCATTACTGCGCAAGAAGCACCATCAAATCCCATTTCAGAGTGGTTATAGCCAATATCTAGTACAACTTCACGCACTAAATCTTCAATGTCCACATACGTTTGAGTACGTACTTCACCAGCAACTAATACCATTCCAGTTTTAACTAGCGTTTCTACTGCAACCCGGGCGTCTTTATCGTCTGCAATAATGGCGTCTAATATTGCATCTGAAATTTGGTCTGCCACCTTATCGGGATGTCCTTCTGATACTGACTCAGAAGTAAATACAGAATATTCGCTCATTGTTTTTTTCCTAAATTAATGGGTTAGTTCGTTATATTTGATGCTGGCTTAATAAAATGCCGCACTTGGAGTTGAAATCCATTACGCAGCCCCAGATATAAACTTTCTTGTGGCTCTAGGTCAGTCTGTTGGACCCAGCCATTTACCTCGTCTTCAGCAAAGCCCAACCACATATCACCACAGGCCTGTTGCACCCAGCTTTGATCATGGGCACATAAGTCGCTAATTAATAATGAGCCGCCTGGTATTAGTACTTCACTTGCTTTAATAAATAATTCAGTTGGAGAAGGTACATGATGCAACACCATATTCATCACAATACAGTTAGCTGTCAGTGGTGTAGCTAAAGCCTCGACAGCTTCTTGATGAATAAACTGAATATTATTTAATTGCTGCTCATCAGCAAACAATTTAGCTTTCTCTAGCATTTCCTGAGAAATGTCAACAGCAATGACTTGCTTATATAAAGGAGATAATACGTTTAAAAACAGACCTTCTCCTGGCCCAATTTCAATTGCTGTACTGTTTTTGGGAATTGCCAGAGTAGTTAGGACTTCTTTAATACTGGCCGCGTAAATATCGTATTCTGCAATTAGCTCCTGCTGCTGGCGAAACTTATCAGCAAACTTTGCAAAGAACGCTCTAGCGGTTTCGGCTCGTTGTTGTTTAACTTGTTGGAGCCTTTCCTGTGTTGCTGCGCTTATCGGGAGTAAGTCAACAGTTTTATACAAAGTTGTTAGTAACTGAGCAGTAGCTTGGTCTGGCTTTGGCCATTCTCGCCGATAAAAAATTGTGTTGCCTTCTCGCCGGGTTGTCACTAACCCAGCCTTTGCCATGATTTTTAAATGATGACTAAGGGCTGACTGCTTAATATCGAGAATTGCACACAACTCCAACACACCAAATGAGTCTGCTTTAAGCGCCCGTAAGATATCAAGCCGTAAAGGGTCAGCACTGGCCTTACAAAAACTGGCCAGCGTTTCAGAGCTGACGAGTGCTTGGTCAGGGGTGGGAGCTATGCTGTCTTGAGATAACGAGTTAGTAGTCATGGCAGCCAGTGTAGCAGTTGCTTTAACCAGTCACAACATCTATATCAAAGTTTTTTGATATAGATGTTGTGACTGGTAGAGATAAGAGGTGCTATGGCCTGCCAGCCAGGCCATAGTAAATAAATAGAAAGAGAAAACTTGACTATAATTTAAAATACAAAAGTCTACTAACACGGAGCGTGTAGTATATTAATGCAAAAGCTATTAATCATTCATAATTGGTATACTTTTTTTGTCGCAATTTTGTCTTTAAGAGCATCTTACTTAGTTTTATTATTGGTTGCTCGAGATTGCTAGATGAAACGGTTCGGGTCAATTCGTACAAAGATGCTAATGTTCCCGGTTTGTTTTCTATTGGTGATGTTGTTGGTTTCATCCAATTTTGTGTACATTTATATTGAGCAGTCTTTCTTTGCTAAGGAATTCCAAGAACAGAAACTTGACCATTATGCCCAGCTTATCCATGCATACTCTGAGTTTGCAACAAATCATGCGTTAATTTACGGCAGCCTGCGTGAAATTCAATTAGGTCTTGATAAACAAAATTATTACAGAAATGTTCAGGATCGACTAAAAAGTACTGAAAATGCACTTAATTGTGTAGAGGTATTGGCGGAGGAAATAAATAATACAGGCAAGGATTTCCCTGAAGATAAACTCAATAATCTAATCTCAAATATGACGAGTTACAATGCTATGACGTCTTCATTGTTTCGTCAGGCTTCTATAAGTGTAGATAGTGCCTACACAGCAATGGCCGAGTTAACGTTAAAGTATAGTGAAATAATTAAAAATTTTAGTGGTTTGATGTCATCCTTAGATAAAAATCTAGCTAAAAAAGCAAGTTTGGTTGAATCTCATGCAAAGAGTAGTTTAATTATTTTTTTATGTATTACCCTAGTGTCTTGTATTCTAGTTTTTTTGTTTAGTGTGTTTTATGTAAGGAAGGTTACTAAGCGTTTATCAGTTGCTATCGCCAATATTAAAGAAATGACAAGTGGTAAACTGTCTAGGCGTTGTGAGATTGAGTCAAATGATGAAATAGGCGAGTTGGCAAAAGAAGTAAACTATTTAGCGGAAAGTCTTGAGTATGCAAGAGCCGTGGGTGAAGAGAAAAATTCATTCTTGGCGAACATGAGTCATGAAATAAGAACTCCTCTTAATGGGGTCTTAGCGACGGCTGAGCTGCTTTTAGAAACACCTAATAGCAGCGAACGGTCAAGCTTTATTAAATTGATTTACCAGTCTAGTAAGTCACTGCTATCCGTGATAGATGATATTTTGATTTACTCTAGTTTGGAGTCGGGAAAAATAGCCGCAGAAAATAAAAAGTTCTCACTTAAAAAGTTACTTGAGGAAATTAAATTATTGTTTGCAAGTTCAGCAGAGCAAAAGAATGTCAAATTCTTTTTGAAGTGTAATGAAAGAGTGGCTGATTATTATGTCGGTGATGAAGGACGTTTAAGACAAATTTTGCTGCACTTGGTCGGTAATGCAGTGAAGTTTACCTATAGAGGTTGTATCGTAGTTGATGTCGACTCAGTAATTTTAAATTATAAAAATTGTGTTTTTATTAATGTGCGTGATACGGGGATTGGTATTAAAGAAAAAGATGTTAATAATATTTTTAAAGGTTTTTATCAGGTCGAACATACCAGTACTCGCAATTATGGTGGTTCAGGGTTAGGTTTAGCTATCAGTTATAAGTTAACGCAGTTGTTGAATGGTGAATTATTGGTGAGTAGCAAACCAGGTGAAGGCTCAATTTTTACCTTAAAACTTCCGTTAGAGCCTGCGATAGTATCTGAAAATACAGTCACATCTGAAATGGCTGATAAAAAGCAGGCAAGAGATTATAATAAGCATGTATTAGTGGTGGATGATACGCCTAGTAATCAAATGATTGCGAGGGCTGTATTGAATAAACTAGGATTTAGTGTAGTAATTACAGAAAATGGCAAAGCAGCAATTACTCAAATACTAAACCATCAGTTTGATATCGTGTTTATGGATATGCATATGCCAGTGTTGGATGGAATAGAAGCAACGAAACAAATTAGAAGTCTTGCAGGAGATAAAGGTAAAACACCTATCATTGCATTGACAGCCAATGTAATGCCGGAAGATAAGGCTTTATGTCTCCAAGCAGGTATGAATGGTGTGATTACTAAACCTATAACTAAAGATAAAATTGCTAGTGAAATAGACAAAGTATTTTCTTATAAATCGGCTGAGGAAAGTAATAGTATTTCGGGGTTGATGAAAGAAAATTAATGATTGTTATTGGTGTTTTTTTCTTTTGTTGGCATTTTCTACTATTTGTTTACGCCTGGCCTCTGTAGCAGTATGCCACTCCAAAATTTCAGCCAGAGAGCGAAAACAGCCAACACATACATCGTTATTATCCAAGCAGCAGTTGCGTACACAAGGAGAGTCAGTAGTTGAAGGTTTGTTACTGCTCATAAAAGTGTACTCCCTTTTACTTCGATTGCTTTTAAAACTTGCTTGAACTGGCGACTCAATTAATTTGAGGGACATAAAAAGAAATAATTCAGTGAATTAATCCGTACTTGGCGTAAATTTCATTTAGTAATGTATTATTTGACTTTCCTTTTTGTTGGTAAACAGTAGTAAGCGCTTTTTGTAGTAGTTGAACAGTATTATCAGCTGTACTTTTACTAAAGGCATAGCAAGTGGGAATAGGCTTAAATGAATAGATGGTTTCAAAGTCATTTAGGTTATAACCTAGTCTTGCCAGGATCCAGCTGGCTACATTGATATCATATCCCCAGGCATCAAAACGATGAGAAGCTAGCATTTTTGCTAACGTTTCTGGATGATTATTACCATATTTAAAATTATCCGGGTTTATCTGTAACCCTTGAAATAATTTTTCGGCGATATCATCCTTTACTATGCCAATAGTCAGGCGGTTTAGGTCATTTATGTTGTGGATTTTAATATCAGAGTCTTTTCTGGCAGTTAATACAACTTGAGTGTTCATGTAAGAACATGCCCATTTAAATAATTTTTCTCGCTCTTTAATTTTGGTCATACCAAACAAGACGATATTAGGTTGGTTAAGAGCCATTCTGTAGCCGCGGGTCCATGGCATAAGTTTGATGTCAGCTTTAGTAATCGGGCAGTTTATAGACTTTGTTGCAATAAGCAGCAAGTCAACGGATATCCCTTGTAAATTACCGTTTTCCATAAAGTTATGAGGTGGGTAGTCTTCAGTAATATAAGTGAGTTGTTGCAAAGGGCAGGGTGAAACGGTAGCGGTGGCGAACATTAGTATTCCGCTCAATAATCCACTAAGCCTCTTTCTCAATGATGCCACTGGTTTTGCTCATAATACCTAAGTTTCTTTAAGCATAGTTGGAAAACTATCGGCAGTGAGGAAGTAACTATTTAGTCAAGAGGCAACTATTTTAAGAAAGTAGCTATTTTAATAAAGTAGCTATAGCGAGTTTAAGAAAGTAACTATAAGAAAGTAACTATAGCGAGCCAAAATAGGTGGGTCTCTCTTTAGTTGCTGAACTGGGTATGTAGAAAGCTGGCCATTGCGTCAGTTTACTGTGGGCGAGTCAATCCTTTGCCATTTTGCGGTTAATACATTTGCTGATAAAGCCAGAAAAAGAGACAATACTGGCCGTTTTTTAAAGCTGTTCCAAAGTTAACTTGCTAAGCAGGGGTTGCAGCATTTCATGAGTCAGATGGTCATGAATTAAAGTGCTTTGCAACGCCCTCCAATTAGGTTGTAGGAGACTATTTCATGTCGTCGACCCGTCAAGAGCGCGTCAATGCCATTCGTGCATTAAGTATGGATGCAGTACAAAAAGCCAAAAGTGGCCACCCTGGTGCGCCAATGGGAATGGCTGATATTGCTGAAGTACTCTGGTGCGAATACTTGCAACATAACCCTGCTAACCCAAACTGGGTTAACCGTGACCGTTTTGTGCTATCCAATGGTCATGGCTCTATGCTGCTTTATTCTTTATTGCACCTTACAGGTTATGACCTTTCAATCGACGACCTGAAAAACTTCCGTCAATTACACTCAAAAACTGCCGGCCACCCAGAGTATGGTTATGCACCTGGGATAGAAACAACT
It encodes:
- a CDS encoding TIGR00153 family protein, producing the protein MFRNAIIDLFARSPFHPIQQHMVKVLSCVELLPTFMQSAVSDDWDEAAVIERHIYELEHEADELKKEILHRLPAGILTPVPRELLFKLVYDQDEVANIADNITTRIISRQLVIPEGMTEQLSQFVQVTVNTTILAHRCVGELDYLLETGFKGKEAEIIAEMTQEIEDLEDAARTQLRENRKAIYSLENQLNPLDAVCLYRVADDLAALASAARSIAKQLELMVVKTS
- a CDS encoding GNAT family N-acetyltransferase, whose protein sequence is MEIIKVTIEELNQVSNLFDKYRQFYKQDADLPAATTFIKERLVNEDSVIYLALVNNQSVGFTQLYPAFSSVAMKRMWYLNDLYVHPDYRKQGIAEALLEQAQQLAIETNALTVKLATAVDNNAAKALYEKVGYQKITAFEHYSRKVW
- the metF gene encoding methylenetetrahydrofolate reductase [NAD(P)H] — its product is MNTQSSLPISFEFFPAKTEAGAEKLLNTAKKLAASNPEFFSVTYGAAGSTRDRTAGTVFDIKSLTNISTAPHLSCIGANKSEIAELLALYQKHDIKRIVTLRGDLPSGMGLASGELRYANELVEFIREQSGDQFYLEVAAYPEIHPQAPNAEKDLENFKRKVDAGANSAITQYFFNADSYFYFIERCQKLNIEIPIIPGIMPITNYTKLARFSDACGAEIPRWIRKQLEAYGDDATSIKQFGEHVITQLCEKLISQGVPGIHFYTLNQAEPSLAIVDNLGLGK
- the ahcY gene encoding adenosylhomocysteinase yields the protein MANDYKVADISLADWGRKEIKIAESEMPALMAIRCKYSDSRPLAGAKILGCIHMTIQTAVLIETLVELGAEVRWSSCNIFSTQDHAAAAIAASGTPVFAWKGETEEEYVWCIEQTILKDGKPWDANMVLDDGGDLTEILHNKYPEMLDRIHGISEETTTGVHRLLEMLEKGTLKVPAINVNDAVTKSKNDNKYGCRHSLNDAIKRATDHLLSGKKALVIGYGDVGKGSAASLRQEGMIVKVTEIDPICAMQACMDGFEIVSPYINGVNTGTAECINRELLGTTDLLVTTTGNVHVCDSNMLQALKCGAVVCNIGHFDTEIDTAFMRKNWEWEEIKPQVHKIHRKPATEDHILLLSEGRLVNLGNATGHPSRIMDGSFANQVLAQIHLYKGKFGELAADEKPQNLYVKILPKKLDEEVARYMVEGFGGVITQMTEAQAKYVNTPVEGPFKPDNYKY
- the metK gene encoding methionine adenosyltransferase, with amino-acid sequence MSEYSVFTSESVSEGHPDKVADQISDAILDAIIADDKDARVAVETLVKTGMVLVAGEVRTQTYVDIEDLVREVVLDIGYNHSEMGFDGASCAVMNAIGKQSADIAIGVDEAEHKEMGAGDQGLMFGYATNETDVLMPAPITYAHRLVKRQAEVRKNGILPWLRPDAKSQVTFLYDQQGKPCGIDAVVLSTQHEDGIKQSEIREAVLETIIQPVLPEEWLTPQTKYFINPTGKFVIGGPVGDCGLTGRKIIVDTYGGMARHGGGAFSGKDPSKVDRSAAYAGRYVAKNIVAAELAERCEIQVSYAIGVAEPTSISVNTFGTGRISDDQIIELIREHFDLRPRGLIDMLDLKRPIYRSTAAYGHFGREEAKFTWEKTDKADLLKQAAKI
- a CDS encoding metalloregulator ArsR/SmtB family transcription factor, with protein sequence MTTNSLSQDSIAPTPDQALVSSETLASFCKASADPLRLDILRALKADSFGVLELCAILDIKQSALSHHLKIMAKAGLVTTRREGNTIFYRREWPKPDQATAQLLTTLYKTVDLLPISAATQERLQQVKQQRAETARAFFAKFADKFRQQQELIAEYDIYAASIKEVLTTLAIPKNSTAIEIGPGEGLFLNVLSPLYKQVIAVDISQEMLEKAKLFADEQQLNNIQFIHQEAVEALATPLTANCIVMNMVLHHVPSPTELFIKASEVLIPGGSLLISDLCAHDQSWVQQACGDMWLGFAEDEVNGWVQQTDLEPQESLYLGLRNGFQLQVRHFIKPASNITN
- a CDS encoding ATP-binding protein: MVSSNFVYIYIEQSFFAKEFQEQKLDHYAQLIHAYSEFATNHALIYGSLREIQLGLDKQNYYRNVQDRLKSTENALNCVEVLAEEINNTGKDFPEDKLNNLISNMTSYNAMTSSLFRQASISVDSAYTAMAELTLKYSEIIKNFSGLMSSLDKNLAKKASLVESHAKSSLIIFLCITLVSCILVFLFSVFYVRKVTKRLSVAIANIKEMTSGKLSRRCEIESNDEIGELAKEVNYLAESLEYARAVGEEKNSFLANMSHEIRTPLNGVLATAELLLETPNSSERSSFIKLIYQSSKSLLSVIDDILIYSSLESGKIAAENKKFSLKKLLEEIKLLFASSAEQKNVKFFLKCNERVADYYVGDEGRLRQILLHLVGNAVKFTYRGCIVVDVDSVILNYKNCVFINVRDTGIGIKEKDVNNIFKGFYQVEHTSTRNYGGSGLGLAISYKLTQLLNGELLVSSKPGEGSIFTLKLPLEPAIVSENTVTSEMADKKQARDYNKHVLVVDDTPSNQMIARAVLNKLGFSVVITENGKAAITQILNHQFDIVFMDMHMPVLDGIEATKQIRSLAGDKGKTPIIALTANVMPEDKALCLQAGMNGVITKPITKDKIASEIDKVFSYKSAEESNSISGLMKEN
- a CDS encoding DUF1289 domain-containing protein, with the protein product MSSNKPSTTDSPCVRNCCLDNNDVCVGCFRSLAEILEWHTATEARRKQIVENANKRKKHQ
- a CDS encoding substrate-binding periplasmic protein; this encodes MFATATVSPCPLQQLTYITEDYPPHNFMENGNLQGISVDLLLIATKSINCPITKADIKLMPWTRGYRMALNQPNIVLFGMTKIKEREKLFKWACSYMNTQVVLTARKDSDIKIHNINDLNRLTIGIVKDDIAEKLFQGLQINPDNFKYGNNHPETLAKMLASHRFDAWGYDINVASWILARLGYNLNDFETIYSFKPIPTCYAFSKSTADNTVQLLQKALTTVYQQKGKSNNTLLNEIYAKYGLIH